One segment of Ahaetulla prasina isolate Xishuangbanna chromosome 9, ASM2864084v1, whole genome shotgun sequence DNA contains the following:
- the LOC131203729 gene encoding receptor expression-enhancing protein 4-like isoform X2: MAARAGGWSGDGGLGAEPRRAAPAGDAVPGLRLVQGREEQGRPGVRWMMYWIVFALFMATETITDTFISWFPFYYEIKMAFVIWLLSPYTKGASLLYRKFVHPTLASKEKEIDHFICQAKERGYESLVSFGKKSINVAATAAIQGQGALAGRLRSFSMQDLRSMPETAMVHYSDPLYLEEQELCRRPIGHRLAVQQPGPDSNKEEEEDFWSDPELSAPSRGCRKDPALPKPLARSQSLRQGKKKLPTKESSSRGVRSRSRKQMPDQDR; encoded by the exons ATGGCAGCGCGCGCGGGCGGTTGGAGCGGCGATGGTGGCCTGGGCGCTGAGCCGCGCCGTGCA GCTCCTGCTGGGGACGCTGTACCCGGCCTACGCCTCGTACAAGGCCGTGAGGAACAAGGACGTCCGGGA GTGCGGTGGATGATGTACTGGATCGTCTTCGCTCTCTTCATGGCCACCGAGACCATCACGGACACCTTCATTTCCTG GTTTCCCTTCTACTATGAGATCAAAATGGCCTTTGTGATATGGCTTCTGTCTCCTTACACAAAGGGGGCCAGCCTGTTGTACCGCAAGTTTGTGCATCCCACACTGGCCAGCAAAGAAAAG GAGATCGACCACTTCATCTGCCAAGCCAAAGAACGTGGCTACGAGAGCCTTGTGAGCTTTGGGAAGAAGAGCATCAATGTGGCAGCCACAGCAGCTATCCAG ggcCAAGGAGCCCTGGCAGGTCGTTTACGCAGCTTCAGTATGCAGGATTTGCGCTCCATGCCAGAGACAGCCATGGTGCATTATTCAGATCCCCTCTATCTGGAGGAACAGGAGCTGTGCCGGCGACCGATTG GGCACAGGCTAGCAGTGCAGCAGCCGGGCCCTGATagcaacaaggaggaggaggaggacttctGGTCAGACCCTGAGCTGTCTGCCCCCTCCAGAGGCTGCCGCAAGGACCCTGCTCTTCCTAAGCCCTTGGCCAGGAGCCAAAGCCTTCGGCAGGGGAAGAAGAAGCTGCCGACTAAAGAG AGTTCTTCCCGGGGGGTCCGAAGTCGTTCCCGGAAGCAGATGCCAGACCAAGACCGCTAG
- the LOC131203729 gene encoding receptor expression-enhancing protein 4-like isoform X1 — protein sequence MVLGSLKAATLRYGRRAWLGLLAGAYRGWPACLTPPFRYRLLLGTLYPAYASYKAVRNKDVREYVRWMMYWIVFALFMATETITDTFISWFPFYYEIKMAFVIWLLSPYTKGASLLYRKFVHPTLASKEKEIDHFICQAKERGYESLVSFGKKSINVAATAAIQGQGALAGRLRSFSMQDLRSMPETAMVHYSDPLYLEEQELCRRPIGHRLAVQQPGPDSNKEEEEDFWSDPELSAPSRGCRKDPALPKPLARSQSLRQGKKKLPTKESSSRGVRSRSRKQMPDQDR from the exons ATGGTGCTGGGCTCCCTGAAGGCCGCGACGCTGCGCTACGGGCGCCGGGCTTGGCTGGGGCTGCTGGCCGGCGCCTACCGAGGCTGGCCGGCCTGCCTGACGCCGCCCTTCCGTTACAGGCTCCTGCTGGGGACGCTGTACCCGGCCTACGCCTCGTACAAGGCCGTGAGGAACAAGGACGTCCGGGAGTAC GTGCGGTGGATGATGTACTGGATCGTCTTCGCTCTCTTCATGGCCACCGAGACCATCACGGACACCTTCATTTCCTG GTTTCCCTTCTACTATGAGATCAAAATGGCCTTTGTGATATGGCTTCTGTCTCCTTACACAAAGGGGGCCAGCCTGTTGTACCGCAAGTTTGTGCATCCCACACTGGCCAGCAAAGAAAAG GAGATCGACCACTTCATCTGCCAAGCCAAAGAACGTGGCTACGAGAGCCTTGTGAGCTTTGGGAAGAAGAGCATCAATGTGGCAGCCACAGCAGCTATCCAG ggcCAAGGAGCCCTGGCAGGTCGTTTACGCAGCTTCAGTATGCAGGATTTGCGCTCCATGCCAGAGACAGCCATGGTGCATTATTCAGATCCCCTCTATCTGGAGGAACAGGAGCTGTGCCGGCGACCGATTG GGCACAGGCTAGCAGTGCAGCAGCCGGGCCCTGATagcaacaaggaggaggaggaggacttctGGTCAGACCCTGAGCTGTCTGCCCCCTCCAGAGGCTGCCGCAAGGACCCTGCTCTTCCTAAGCCCTTGGCCAGGAGCCAAAGCCTTCGGCAGGGGAAGAAGAAGCTGCCGACTAAAGAG AGTTCTTCCCGGGGGGTCCGAAGTCGTTCCCGGAAGCAGATGCCAGACCAAGACCGCTAG
- the NUDT18 gene encoding 8-oxo-dGDP phosphatase NUDT18, which translates to MAAEELDALLGGKGWPVPAAGDWDPGASEPARLRGNVCYVVLAVLLNEKDEVLVMQEAKAECYGSWYLPAGRMEPRETVLEAVRREVQEETGLQCRPLTLLAVEERGPSWIRFVFLARPTGGTLKSLQQADTESLQALWWDRETPALPLRSRDILPLMDLALQYRAAPRHPPILPVELPCASVCQRFLLVFTGGNNSLWVLLGTTGGPHLPLATSSPSSSKPGKRLVAALQQLLQRCVARPEVAVRLQGLLGLQHLGKDPGQSDGICFNIVATVGGDGSQQQELAPPALQEPGFSWWEVEDAALKSEVLRRLHTASFLPVYS; encoded by the exons ATGGCTGCGGAGGAGCTGGACGCGCTGCTCGGCGGGAAGGGCTGGCCGGTGCCCGCCGCAGGCGATTGGGACCCGGGCGCGTCGGAGCCGGCGCGGCTGCGGGGCAACGTCTGCTACGTGGTGCTGGCGGTGCTGCTCAACGAGAAG GACGAGGTGCTGGTGATGCAGGAGGCGAAGGCCGAGTGCTACGGGAGCTGGTACCTGCCGGCCGGCCGCATGGAGCCCCGCGAGACCGTGCTGGAAGCCGTGCGGCGGGAGGTGCAGGAGGAGACCGGGCTGCAGTGCCGGCCGCTCACGCTGCTGGCGGTGGAGGAGCGGGGCCCCAGCTGGATCCGCTTCGTCTTCCTCGCCCGGCCCACCG GCGGGACCCTGAAGAGCCTGCAGCAGGCAGACACGGAGTCCCTGCAGGCGCTGTGGTGGGACCGGGAGACCCCTGCCCTCCCGCTCCGCTCGCGGGACATCCTGCCCTTAATGGACCTGGCTCTGCAGTACCGTGCCGCCCCCCGCCACCCTCCGATCCTGCCCGTGGAGCTGCCCTGCGCTTCAGTCTGCCAGCGGTTCCTGCTCGTCTTTACAGGTGGCAACAATTCCCTTTGGGTGCTCCTGGGAACAACGGGGGGCCCGCACCTCCCCCTGGCAACAAGCAGCCCGTCTTCCTCAAAGCCGGGCAAGAGGCTCGTGGCGGCCCTTCAGCAGCTGCTCCAGAGATGCGTGGCCCGGCCCGAGGTGGCCGTCCGCCTCCAGGGCCTGCTTGGCCTGCAGCACCTGGGCAAGGATCCAGGGCAAAGCGATGGGATCTGCTTCAACATAGTGGCCACAGTGGGAGGCGATGGCTCCCAGCAGCAGGAGCTGGCACCGCCGGCATTGCAGGAGCCGGGTTTCAGCTGGTGGGAAGTGGAAGACGCCGCTCTGAAGAGCGAGGTGCTCCGAAGGCTCCACACCGCTTCCTTCCTCCCCGTTTACAGTTAG
- the LOC131203729 gene encoding receptor expression-enhancing protein 4-like isoform X3, with protein MVAWALSRAVQLLLGTLYPAYASYKAVRNKDVREYVRWMMYWIVFALFMATETITDTFISWFPFYYEIKMAFVIWLLSPYTKGASLLYRKFVHPTLASKEKEIDHFICQAKERGYESLVSFGKKSINVAATAAIQGQGALAGRLRSFSMQDLRSMPETAMVHYSDPLYLEEQELCRRPIGHRLAVQQPGPDSNKEEEEDFWSDPELSAPSRGCRKDPALPKPLARSQSLRQGKKKLPTKESSSRGVRSRSRKQMPDQDR; from the exons ATGGTGGCCTGGGCGCTGAGCCGCGCCGTGCA GCTCCTGCTGGGGACGCTGTACCCGGCCTACGCCTCGTACAAGGCCGTGAGGAACAAGGACGTCCGGGAGTAC GTGCGGTGGATGATGTACTGGATCGTCTTCGCTCTCTTCATGGCCACCGAGACCATCACGGACACCTTCATTTCCTG GTTTCCCTTCTACTATGAGATCAAAATGGCCTTTGTGATATGGCTTCTGTCTCCTTACACAAAGGGGGCCAGCCTGTTGTACCGCAAGTTTGTGCATCCCACACTGGCCAGCAAAGAAAAG GAGATCGACCACTTCATCTGCCAAGCCAAAGAACGTGGCTACGAGAGCCTTGTGAGCTTTGGGAAGAAGAGCATCAATGTGGCAGCCACAGCAGCTATCCAG ggcCAAGGAGCCCTGGCAGGTCGTTTACGCAGCTTCAGTATGCAGGATTTGCGCTCCATGCCAGAGACAGCCATGGTGCATTATTCAGATCCCCTCTATCTGGAGGAACAGGAGCTGTGCCGGCGACCGATTG GGCACAGGCTAGCAGTGCAGCAGCCGGGCCCTGATagcaacaaggaggaggaggaggacttctGGTCAGACCCTGAGCTGTCTGCCCCCTCCAGAGGCTGCCGCAAGGACCCTGCTCTTCCTAAGCCCTTGGCCAGGAGCCAAAGCCTTCGGCAGGGGAAGAAGAAGCTGCCGACTAAAGAG AGTTCTTCCCGGGGGGTCCGAAGTCGTTCCCGGAAGCAGATGCCAGACCAAGACCGCTAG